A window of the Chlorocebus sabaeus isolate Y175 chromosome 8, mChlSab1.0.hap1, whole genome shotgun sequence genome harbors these coding sequences:
- the LOC119624787 gene encoding olfactory receptor 2V1-like: MVNQSYTDGFILVGIFSHSQTDLVLFSAVMVVFTVALCGNVLLIFLIYMDPQLHTPMYFFLSQLSLMDLMLVCNIVPKMAANFLSGRKSISFVGCGIQIGLFVSLVGSEGLLLGLMAYDRYVAISHPLHYPILMNQKVRLQITGSSWAFGIIDGVIQMVAAMSLPYCGSRNVDHFFCEVPALLKLACVDTSLFDTLLFACCVFMLLLPFSIIVASYACILGTVLRMRSAQAWKKALATCSSHLTAVTLFYGAAMFIYLRPRCYQAPSHDKVASVFYTVLTPMLNPLIYSLRNREVMGALRKGLDHCRIGSQH, encoded by the coding sequence ATGGTGAACCAATCATACACAGATGGCTTCATCCTCGTGGGCATCTTTTCCCACAGCCAGACTGACCTTGTCCTCTTCTCTGCAGTGATGGTGGTCTTCACAGTGGCCCTCTGTGGGAACgtcctcctcatcttcctcatctACATGGACCCTCAACTTCACAcccccatgtacttcttcctcAGCCAGCTCTCCCTCATGGACCTCATGTTGGTCTGTAACATTGTGCCAAAGATGGCAGCCAACTTCCTGTCTGGCAGGAAGTCCATCTCCTTTGTGGGCTGTGGGATACAAATtggcctctttgtctctctcGTGGGATCTGAGGGGCTCTTGCTGGGACTCATGGCTTATGACCGCTATGTGGCCATTAGCCACCCACTTCACTATCCCATCCTCATGAATCAGAAGGTCCGTCTCCAGATTACTGGGAGCTCCTGGGCCTTTGGGATAATCGATGGAGTGATTCAGATGGTGGCAGCCATGAGCTTACCTTACTGTGGCTCGAGGAACGTGGATCACTTCTTCTGTGAAGTTCCAGCTTTACTGAAGCTGGCCTGTGTAGACACTTCCCTTTTTGACACCCTCCTCTTTGCTTGCTGTGTCTTCAtgcttctcctccccttctccatcATCGTGGCCTCCTATGCTTGCATTCTAGGGACTGTGCTGCGAATGCGCTCTGCTCAGGCCTGGAAAAAGGCTCTGGCCACCTGCTCCTCTCACCTGACAGCTGTCACCCTCTTCTATGGGGCAGCCATGTTCATCTACCTGAGGCCTAGGTGCTACCAGGCCCCCAGCCATGACAAGGTGGCCTCTGTCTTCTACACGGTCCTTACTCCCATGCTCAACCCCCTCATTTACAGCTTGAGGAACCGGGAGGTGATGGGGGCACTGAGGAAGGGGCTGGACCACTGCAGGATTGGCAGCCAGCACTGA